From a single Ciconia boyciana chromosome 6, ASM3463844v1, whole genome shotgun sequence genomic region:
- the SRSF5 gene encoding serine/arginine-rich splicing factor 5 isoform X2 has product MSGCRVFIGRLNPAAREKDVERFFKGYGRIRDIDLKRGFGFVEFEDPRDADDAVYELDGKELCSERVTIEHARARSRGRGRGRYSDRFSSRRPRSDRRNAPPVRTENRLIVENLSSRVSWQDLKDFMRQAGEVTFADAHRPKLNEGVVEFASYSDLKNAIEKLSGKEINGRKIKLIEGSKRHRSRSRSRSRSRSSSRSRSRSRSRSRKSYSRSRSRSRSKSRSVSRSPMPEKSQKRGSSSRSKSPSSVDRQRSRSRSRSADSGN; this is encoded by the exons ATGAGCGGCTGCCGCGTCTTCATCGGGAGGCTGAACCCGGCCGCCAGGGAGAAGGATGTGGAGAGGTTCTTCAAGGGATACGGCCGCATCCGGGACATCGATCTGAAgagggggtttgggtttgtg GAATTTGAGGATCCGAGGGATGCAGATGATGCTGTCTATGAATTGGATGGAAAAGAGCTTTGCAGTGAGAG ggttACAATTGAGCATGCAAGAGCACGCTCTAGGGGTAGAGGCAGAGGGAGGTACTCTGACCGTTTTAGTAGCCGCCGTCCACGTAGTGACAGGAG aaatgcCCCACCTGTAAGAACAGAAAATCGCCTCATAGTAGAAAATTTGTCTTCCCGAGTCAGCTGGCAG GATCTCAAAGACTTCATGAGACAAGCTGGGGAAGTAACCTTTGCAGATGCACACAGACCTAAGTTAAATGAAGG ggtGGTTGAATTCGCCTCTTACAGTGATTTAAAGAATGCTATTGAAAAGCTTTCTGgtaaagaaattaatggaagGAAAATCAAACTAATTGAAGGCAGCAAAAGGCACAG GTCCAGAAGCAGGTCACGATCTCGTAGCAGAAGCTCATCCAGATCTCGTAGCCGTTCCCGTTCCCGCAGCCGCAAGTCTTACAGCAGGTCAAGGAGTAGGAGCCGTAGCAAGTCTCGATCAGTTAGTAGATCTCCAATGCCAGAGAAGAGCCAGAAACGTGGTTCTTCCAGTAGATCTAAATCCCCATCATCTGTGGATCGGCAGAGGTCTAGATCGAGGTCCAGATCTGCTGACAGTGGCAACTGA
- the SRSF5 gene encoding serine/arginine-rich splicing factor 5 isoform X1, producing MSGCRVFIGRLNPAAREKDVERFFKGYGRIRDIDLKRGFGFVEFEDPRDADDAVYELDGKELCSERVTIEHARARSRGRGRGRYSDRFSSRRPRSDRRNAPPVRTENRLIVENLSSRVSWQDLKDFMRQAGEVTFADAHRPKLNEGVVEFASYSDLKNAIEKLSGKEINGRKIKLIEGSKRHSRSRSRSRSRSRSSSRSRSRSRSRSRKSYSRSRSRSRSKSRSVSRSPMPEKSQKRGSSSRSKSPSSVDRQRSRSRSRSADSGN from the exons ATGAGCGGCTGCCGCGTCTTCATCGGGAGGCTGAACCCGGCCGCCAGGGAGAAGGATGTGGAGAGGTTCTTCAAGGGATACGGCCGCATCCGGGACATCGATCTGAAgagggggtttgggtttgtg GAATTTGAGGATCCGAGGGATGCAGATGATGCTGTCTATGAATTGGATGGAAAAGAGCTTTGCAGTGAGAG ggttACAATTGAGCATGCAAGAGCACGCTCTAGGGGTAGAGGCAGAGGGAGGTACTCTGACCGTTTTAGTAGCCGCCGTCCACGTAGTGACAGGAG aaatgcCCCACCTGTAAGAACAGAAAATCGCCTCATAGTAGAAAATTTGTCTTCCCGAGTCAGCTGGCAG GATCTCAAAGACTTCATGAGACAAGCTGGGGAAGTAACCTTTGCAGATGCACACAGACCTAAGTTAAATGAAGG ggtGGTTGAATTCGCCTCTTACAGTGATTTAAAGAATGCTATTGAAAAGCTTTCTGgtaaagaaattaatggaagGAAAATCAAACTAATTGAAGGCAGCAAAAGGCACAG TAGGTCCAGAAGCAGGTCACGATCTCGTAGCAGAAGCTCATCCAGATCTCGTAGCCGTTCCCGTTCCCGCAGCCGCAAGTCTTACAGCAGGTCAAGGAGTAGGAGCCGTAGCAAGTCTCGATCAGTTAGTAGATCTCCAATGCCAGAGAAGAGCCAGAAACGTGGTTCTTCCAGTAGATCTAAATCCCCATCATCTGTGGATCGGCAGAGGTCTAGATCGAGGTCCAGATCTGCTGACAGTGGCAACTGA
- the SRSF5 gene encoding serine/arginine-rich splicing factor 5 isoform X3, whose translation MSGCRVFIGRLNPAAREKDVERFFKGYGRIRDIDLKRGFGFVEFEDPRDADDAVYELDGKELCSERVTIEHARARSRGRGRGRYSDRFSSRRPRSDRRNAPPVRTENRLIVENLSSRVSWQPICVVGLMTRSACGLS comes from the exons ATGAGCGGCTGCCGCGTCTTCATCGGGAGGCTGAACCCGGCCGCCAGGGAGAAGGATGTGGAGAGGTTCTTCAAGGGATACGGCCGCATCCGGGACATCGATCTGAAgagggggtttgggtttgtg GAATTTGAGGATCCGAGGGATGCAGATGATGCTGTCTATGAATTGGATGGAAAAGAGCTTTGCAGTGAGAG ggttACAATTGAGCATGCAAGAGCACGCTCTAGGGGTAGAGGCAGAGGGAGGTACTCTGACCGTTTTAGTAGCCGCCGTCCACGTAGTGACAGGAG aaatgcCCCACCTGTAAGAACAGAAAATCGCCTCATAGTAGAAAATTTGTCTTCCCGAGTCAGCTGGCAG CCTATCTGTGTCGTTGGCCTTATGACGAGGAGTGCCTGTGGGTTATCCTAA